A region from the Hydra vulgaris chromosome 10, alternate assembly HydraT2T_AEP genome encodes:
- the LOC136086236 gene encoding ARL14 effector protein-like — MCSIGLLTSDACKGQQDVIGTLSNEEKIAISLRCNIELSNLTKLCEKHAANYLKMYPIWQKACCDPFKKHTKKITKNLRVVTINESQDMMRSSLNIAPGKKLCKPCKQKIAKKADLKEEKQSQGEQDEDFLISSFKSKRQEINEELENFNISPLKSYSKSSKHILSERKRKVARINEMLSNLTRETESQFNVPSKLKTVL; from the exons ATGTGTTCTATTGGGTTATTGACATCAGATGCATGCAAAGGCCAACAAGATGTTATTGGAACTTTAAGCAACGAAGAAAAAATAGCTATATCATTACGCTGTAACATTGAACTATCAAACTTAACAAAATTATGTGAAAAACATGCtgcaaattatttgaaaatgtatCCTATATGGCAGAAAGCATGCTGTGATCCATTCAAAAAACATACAAAGAAAATTACAA aaaatcttagAGTAGTTACGATAAATGAGTCACAAGACATGATGAGAAGTAGCTTAAATATTGCTCCTGGGAAGAAACTTTGCAAACCCTGTAAGCAAAAGATTGCCAAAAAAGCAGATCTTAAAGAAGAGAAGCAAAGTCAGGGTGAACAAGATGAAGATTTTCTAATATCATCATTCAAATCAAAAAGACAGGAGATCAATGaagaacttgaaaattttaatatatctcctctaaaatcttattcaaagtCATCAAAACATATACTCTCAGAAAGAAAGCGAAAAGTTGCGCGCATCAACGAAATGCTAAGTAACCTTACTAGAGAAACTGAAAGTCAATTCAATGTTCCCTCAAAACTCAAAACTGTGTTATGA
- the LOC136086237 gene encoding uncharacterized protein LOC136086237 yields the protein MPPKKKIERVDDTFLVGKRNCTIPNNKFATTQEILQYYNFLRKSKPEVKLSFIVGCPNKSGSFSPNCPTSQLHCCIISKLVVPWTRGGFEVITTQKLRIKVKKMVQDWMKLKSLSKRNNAAEVKKRKNFKENMKKVFWIGENPLNMIEKIRKDRLRSQNDKEEDIAFLKDQLEERKGKLGGLDKRFQYSLKRKYKSKCSYNKLNNVSDTDSENSLSSFNTNKSNSSDSEFEIKSYIDPTNSVNLPKDILHRTAHTAVGEGLTPHQHTAILSSIIVNSGGCMSEFVCSKSSSYRAAENAVVMGANEIRDHIKSIYKSSNSLITIHFDGKIVKELTEGKQFSKDRLAVLARIKGQTELLGIPVIDSGSGEHQKEAIEELISNFGLEDKVQCLCFDTTSANTGKAKGACSRIIVHLQRPMLLTACRHHIFERHVTPFWELYPSSHTSGPENKLFKLLKNHWNDLDTENQDLKRLSTPVDSWINEQRLSAIQFCRYIISTKVFKKDGKFRKDYQELAELTLMVLSHTDRFKLHNPGAVHHARFMGKSLFYLKLFLLMEKIPEINEESKDEITEMTKFLSIFYTEWFLRAELSSTAPTQDMKAYWQMKRFEELNKAGAQAVSESIIRHTWYLDPYLVIIAIADQKCKERSNMAKRLFSLKRPSIEEYSLERQVLDKNILKNLNFSQDEPPSLVPLVTEKSWLIFDMLGHGKAEVQWMKLPAEYWILNDFYQEFETAIMNLDVVNDCSERTVKLVQQLVNKAHSEEKRQDTFLFTHVYKRNRNGRKKLDHAKAALNSII from the exons atGCCAcccaaaaagaaaattgaaagaGTTGACGATACTTTTTTAGTGGGAAAAAGAAATTGTACTATTCCTAACAACAAATTTGCAACTACACAAGAAATTCTTCAATACTACAACTTTCTGAGAAAATCTAAACCTGAagttaaactgagttttattgTAGGATGTCCAAACAAAAGTGGATCATTCTCACCAAATTGTCCTACCAGTCAGTTACATTGCTGCATAATATCTAAACTTGTAGTTCCATGGACACGTGGTGGATTTGAAGTAATTACAACTCAGAAGCTAAG gATCAAGGTCAAAAAAATGGTGCAAGACTGGATGAAGCTGAAAAGCCTAAGCAAAAGAAACAACGCTgctgaagttaaaaaaagaaagaactttaaagaaaatatgaaaaaggtTTTCTGGATCGGAGAAAACCCACTAAATatgattgaaaaaataagaaaagatagGTTGAGAAGCCAAAATGACAAAGAGGAAGACATAGCTTTTCTTAAAGACCAATTAGAGGAAAGGAAAGGAAAGTTAGGGGGATTGGATAAGAGATttcaatattcattaaaaagaaagtataaatCCAAAtgtagttataataaattaaacaatgtaTCAGATACTGATTCTGAAAATTCATTAAGTTCTTTTAATACCAATAAAAGCAATTCAAGTGATAGTGAATTTGAAATTAAGTCATATATTGATCCTACAAATTCTGTCAACCTACCAAAGGATATCTTGCACCGTACTGCTCACACAGCAGTTGGAGAGGGTTTAACTCCACATCAACATACAGCAATTCTTAGCAGTATTATTGTCAATTCTGGAGGATGCATGTCTGAGTTTGTATGCTCTAAATCTTCATCATACAGAGCAGCAGAGAATGCTGTGGTAATGGGTGCAAATGAAATCAGAGACcatataaaaagcatttataaatCTTCAAATTCTCTGATAACAattcattttgatggaaaaattgtGAAAGAACTTACTGAAGgaaaacagttttcaaaagaTAGGTTAGCTGTTCTTGCTAGGATTAAAGGGCAAACCGAGTTACTTGGAATTCCAGTAATTGACTCAGGTTCTGGAGAACACCAAAAAGAAGCTATAGAAGAACTTATTTCTAACTTTGGATTAGAGGATAAAGTTCAGTGTCTTTGCTTTGATACCACTAGCGCCAACACAGGTAAAGCAAAAGGAGCTTGTAGCAGAATCATTGTGCACTTACAGCGCCCTATGTTATTAACTGCATGTCGACACCATATTTTTGAGCGTCATGTTACCCCTTTTTGGGAGCTTTATCCAAGTAGTCATACTTCAGGaccagaaaataaattatttaaacttctGAAGAACCATTGGAATGATCTAGATACTGaaaatcaagatttaaaaagattatcaaCTCCTGTTGATTCCTGGATTAATGAACAAAGGCTGAGTGCTATTCAATTTTGCAGATATATAATTAGCACTAAAGTTTTTAAGAAG gaTGGAAAGTTTCGTAAAGATTATCAAGAATTGGCTGAACTTACATTGATGGTACTGTCACACACTGACAGGTTTAAACTTCACAATCCTGGAGCTGTTCATCATGCCAGATTCATgggtaaaagtttattttacctAAAACTGTTTCTACTTATGGAAAAAATCCCTGAAATCAATGAAGAGAGCAAGGATGAAATCACTGAAATGACAAAGtttctttccattttttacACTGAATGGTTTCTTAGAGCGGAGCTAAGTTCAACTGCTCCAACGCAG GATATGAAAGCATACTGGCAGATGAAAAGGTTTGAGGAATTGAATAAAGCTGGAGCTCAAGCTGTTTCTGAATCCATTATACGACACACTTGGTACCTTGACCCATATTTAGTCATTATAGCAATTGCAGATCAGAAATGTAAAGAACGTAGCAACATGGCTAAGAGACTATTTAGTCTAAAACGACCCTCTATAGAGGAGTATTCCTTAGAAAGACAGGTGTtggataaaaacattttgaagaaCTTAAACTTTTCACAGGATGAGCCTCCCAGTTTAGTTCCACTAGTTACAGAGAAGTCCTGGCTTATATTTGACATGCTTGGTCATGGAAAAGCTGAGGTTCAATGGATGAAGCTTCCTGCAGAGTATTggattttaaatgatttctaTCAAGAATTTGAAACAGCCATCATGAATCTTGATGTTGTGAATGATTGTTCAGAAAGAACAGTCAAATTAGTTCAACAACTTGTTAATAAAGCACATTCAGAAGAGAAAAGGCAAGATACATTTCTTTTTACTCATGTGTACAAGCGAAATCGAAATGGTAGAAAAAAGTTGGATCATGCCAAAGCTGCACTcaatagtattatttaa